From Halorientalis litorea:
GAGGATTTCGAGGCGCTGTTTCGTGTACTCGCGGGCACCGTACTCCTCGGCGACGGTGATGGCGGTGTCGATGTACTTGGTGACCGACCCGTGGTGGACGGTCAGGGTCATGTCGCCGCCACACCGCCGACAGTCGCCGGTCAGGGGGACGCGGCGGTACTTCGTCCCGCAGTCGAGACAGCGCGTCTCCTGCCGCGAGAAGGCCCGGAGGTTCCCGATGATGTCGGGGAGGAAGTGGTACTCGATGACCCGCTCGGCCACGTCCGTCTCGTCGACGGCCCGCAACTTCCGGGAGAGTTCCAACTGGGCGTTCATCTTCTTCATCATGTCGTCCAGCGTCTTGTACGCCGAGAGGTCCGGCCCGAGGGCGATGTCGCTGGTGTCGTGCGTGTGGCGAAAGCCCGTGTACTCCTCGTCGGTTCCCAGCGTCTCCTCGGCGATTGTCATCACGTCCGCGACGGATTCGGGGTCGGCCATCTCCCGAGTCGCCTCGTAGAACTCCCGGGGGTACCGCTCCATGATGTCCACGTTGTGCGCCTCGTCGTCGATTTCCGAGGGGTCGATGCGGGAAGACATGACGAGCGGCGCGTCCATCGAGTTGTGTGCGTACAGCCAGTTGGCGGTAAATATCGGCTCGCCGCCGACCTGTAGGTCGTAGAGGTGTCCGTCGTAGTCGACTCGGTCGATGTTCTTCACGCGGAGGTACGACAGGTCGCCGGCGACGAGGGGACGGAGGTCGGCGAGGAGGTCGGCAGCAGCGTCGGGAAGGCTGCGGGATTCGAGTTCTGCGACGATGTTTCGGAGTTTCTCCAGCGAGATGTTCTCCCGGCGTTTCAAATACTTCGGAATCAGTTGCTTGACCCCGTCGATATCCATCTCGCGGATAGTCATCAGCGCGTCCGGAATCCCGACGACGAGGCTCTTGGGATGGTACGGTTCGTCCCCGTCCAGAACGCGGTGAAGCGGGTTGTCGTCGGCACCGCCGGACACGGTAACCGTGTAGATGTCTTGGCGGTTCCCGTCTCGGTTCGTTCGCTCGGAGATGTTGGCGACGAGTCCGAACCGATGGAGCAAGAACACGATACCGTCTTTGACTTCCTCGCTCGTGGTGTGGAACCCGACCGTAGTGACGTTGCCGTTACTACTGTCGCTCCCGTCACCTGCGATGAAACCACGGAGGAACGACAGAGCCACGTCCCGCGGTGCGTGAAGGAGGCACTCCGGGACGACCTTTTCGCTGGAGTTGTACGAGTCGGAGTCCTCGAACCCGAGGTCGTACAGTATCTCGCGGAACACCGCCGGGAACCGGAGTTCGTACGCACGGTTCGACCAGCGGCGACCGGGTTCGTGGCCGAGTTTCGACTCGATTATTCCGGCTGCACGGTCGATTAGATCCTCGTCGGCGTTGTGGATGGTCGGACAGACGCTGGAGGTCGACCCCTCGGCGACGAACAGCCCCAGTAACCACGCGAACTCTTCGTCGACCTCAACGCGACGAGTGATACCGTCCGTCGAACCGGCGAGCGCGATTTCGACGGTTCGCGGTGCCTCGAACCCAGCCGTTTCGAGAATACGCTGGAGTCGCTCGTAGGGTATCTTCCCCTTGTTCAGACGGTACGCGAGGCCAGATTTGAACGCCTGATGTGTGGGGCTGCTGCGGTCGGTGGTCTCCCATGCGGTCGTCAACAGGTCCTCGACGTGGTCGTCGATGACGACGTACGGGTCCTCGACACACGCCGCCACATCGATGATCGTCCGCCGTGTTTCGACATCAAGCTCGCGGGGTGCGACCACGAGGTCACCTTCGTCGAGGTCGGACCCCGCAACTTCCTCGATGCCGTCGTCGTACCGGAACAGGCTGTGGTGTTCTGTGATTTCGAGCGACCGCCCGAACTGGGTTTCGACGTTCAGAAGCGTCGTGTCGTCGTCCGCTCGATACCTGATTGCCTTCTCGATCGGCCTAAGCGACGCCTCGTGGTCGTCGTCGAACGCGTACGTCCGCCAGCCTTCGTCGTAGCAGGTTCGCTTGCGGTACTTCCCGTCGACCTCTAGCGGTGAGTCGAGTTCACTCCAGAGTTCCTCGAAGGTCAAAAATCTGGTATTGCCGTCCGGGTCGACGGCAACGAGTCGGGAGTCCTCGGCGACGCTCCCGCCCCGCTTGTCCGGGAGGTACTTCTTGCTGAAATTCAACAGACCGTCCATCAAGAGCATCACGCAGTCCTCGTCACCGTCGCACTGGGCTGTCGCCATCCCGTTGGCCACGACTCGGTTGGTGTCGGCGACCGTGAGGCAGTAGGTGTATTCGACATCCGACGGCACGTACTCGATTCGGTCTACTACTTCAACGTTCACACCGCCGTCGACGGCTGCTGGCGACGAGTCGGTAGCGTGTGACGGAGTAGTGTCGTGTTCGGGTACCGGAATCGAATCACCGAGTTCGAGTTCGTGAGCTGCGACCGTCCGAAGACGGTCCGTGAACCTGACCATAGAGTGGTCCGGTGTGACTGTGACCGACCGACCCGTCTCGGTCGTAACCTCAACGAGGTGGTCGGGTGCGGGATGCCGAGAGACTTTTTCGACTGATTTCCGCACCCAGTTCCCGTTGTCATCGAGTGACTGAACACGGATTGGTTCGTCAGGTTCCTCGAATTCCACACCGAAGTCATCGGTTTCAGGGTCGTCAAATCGACTTTCGACGAACTGGGCTATCGCGGTGTCCTGCAGTTCTCCGTTGGCACCCTCGTGTCGTATTTCTGTCTCCGGATGGAAGCAGTTCCGCCGCTTCGCGGCGTGAAAGTACGGATGCGCGTAGCCGACCGCTGCTGACGTAAATCCGACGACGCGGCCAACTGTCGCCGCGCTGGTGTGTGGAGCCATCCCGAAGACGAGTTCGCCAACGAGGTCCTCGCGGTCGTCGACGTCGTAGTACGGGTCCAGTCTGTAGTAGGATTCGAGCAGGTCGTCCACGAAGTCGGCGGTCTTGAGCATGTGTTCGGCCGCGCCGTCCGAGAGGACGATGTCTTGGACGTTGAGTTCGACCAGTTGGTCGTCGTGGCGGAGGCGGTCACCGTCGATGTCCTCGTGGTAGCCCAGTTCCCGGAACTGCTCGGCGGTCACGTCCAGTTCCGCCGGGCGGACCGACGTGACGGGCAGGTCGGTCATGTCGTAGCGGACCGTGCCGTCCTTGAACGCGGAGACGCCGTGTTTGGCCCGGAGAATCCCCTTCTCGATGGGTTCGGGCACCTTCGCCGCCGAGGACAATCCCTTGACGCCTTTCACGATGTCGAAGGCGTTCTCGCGTTCGCCGACCGAATCCAGCGCGCGCTGGAACTCCTCGCGCACGGAGACAGTCGTCGTCCGGACGGGGGAGGCGAGGGTCTCACAGCGGGGACACTCCGCGCGGCCGGACTCGTCGGGTTCGACTTCCGTGTCACAGTCTCGGCAGACGTAGACGGCGTCGGTGACGCCGTTGCACTCGGGACAGCGCGCGTGGTAGGTGCGCGTGCCGCAGTCGGTACACTCCCGGCGGCCGACCTGCACCTCGACTTGGCCGCGGTCGCTCGCTTCGACGGAGTCGCCCGACGACGCGGCCTTGCTCACGTCGCGCTGGCTGCCACCGGCCTCGCCGATGGGGAAGAGCGTGTGGACTGCCGGGGAGAGTTCGCGGGACTCGGACTTCTCGGGGCGGCCCATCCGGTTGCCGACGCGGGTCGGCGCGCGTTCCCGGACCTCGAAGGGGGCGACGGCGTTGACGGCGCGAATGGCGTTCTCGCCGTCGTCGTACTCGCGAGCACTCGTCGGGAGGTCCGCGAGCGTCCACGTCCGGTCGAGGCTCTCGTCGAGACCCAGCGTCCGGACGAGCGGTTTCCAGTCCGGGACCGTCAGGCGGTCCTCGTGCTGATGGTGTTCGACCAACAGGTGTTCGAGCACCGCGGCGATATCGGCGTCGTCGCGTTCGGGCGAGCGCGGAATCACGAGGTCACCGGTACTCGCGTCGTCACCCTCCGCGACGGCCGCGCCGTCGGTTTCGGCGACCCGGCCCGCGGCGACTGCGCCCGCGAGCGCGTCGAACTCCGTGACGGAGATGTCGTGCCAGCAGTAGGTGTAGTTCGGGTGGAGCGGCACGTCGTACTCGGTAGCCCACTCGATGGCCGCCGCGGCGGTGGGGTCGGTGAGGTCGGTGCGGACGGAATCGCGGAGTGCCTGCACGTCCATCCCGCTGTCCTCTGCGTCCTGTACCCACCACTCGAACGTGTAGGAGGCGGGGGCCAGCGGGTGGTTGTTCTCGACGAACTCCCCGTAGTTGACCAGATACTCCCCGAGGTCGATAATCTTCTCGACGCCGTTGCGGACTTCGAGGGCCTCGGCCGGGTCGTCGATGCGGCGCACGTCGCCGTTGGCGAGGCGGACCGTCGGCCCCTCGATGGTGTCGACAGGCACGACACCCGCGGCCTTCCCGGGCCGTTCGGTCTTTATCTGGGTGCCGGTGGCGAGGAAGTCGTCCACGAGGTGCATCGTCGCGGGGTGGACGCCCGCGGTGGCGAACCCGTGGTTTCGCGAGCGACCGTAGCGCAGGCGAAAGCCCCCGGCCTCGCTGGGGTGGGAGAAGACCGGACGGCCCGCGATGAGGTCCCGGAGGAACTTCTTCGACGGGTCGAGGCGTGGCGGCCTGTCGTCCGGTGTCTCGTCGTCCGCCTCCTCGGTCTCGGCGTCGCCGTCGTCACCGTCGTTCGCCTCCTCGGCCTCGCTCCCTTCGTCTTTGCCGATGGTCCCGTCGATGAGGTCCTGCAGCCACGGCCACTCGACCTCGTCCAGATTCCGGGTGTAGCGTTGAATCTTCGGGGCCTTCAGCGCGATGCCCTCCGCGAGGACGAGACACATCCCGCCACGGGCGGCGTTGGTGTCGACCCGGTCGAGGTCACGGTAGCCCGAGACTTCCTCGTCGCCTGTGGCCTCCCCGTCGAGCATGACGGGCATGTGTTCGGCGATGAACTCGGTCTCTTTCTCCTTGGGTGTGTACTGGAGGCCCGTCTCCTTGTCGTAGAGGTCGATTTCCTCGGCGTAGCGGCCGATTTCGTCCTCGCGGGCGCGGTAGCCGTCGAGTCCCAACAGGGCGCGAGCGTAGTCGGCGACCAGCACCGAGAGGGCCTGTGCGGTGCCGCCCGCGGAGCGAATCGGGCCGGCGTAGTAGACGTTGACGAACTCGGAGCCGTCGTCGTTTTGCAGGACCTCCACGCGGTCGATACCCTCGATGGGGGCGGCGACGACACCCTCCGTGAGCAGGGCGACGGCGGTCCGGACCGCCCCCTCTATCTTCCCGGCGTCGGTGTCGTAGTCGCCGACGTTCCCCTCGACGAAGTCCGAGACGAGTTCGAGGGCGGCCTCCTCGCGGCTCATCTCCCCGTCGAGTTCACGGACGCGTTCGGCGACGCCGTCGATGCCGAGGATGTTCTCGACCCGGTCGGCCATGTCGCGGGCGGCCGGTATCTCCACGTCCGTGGTCGGGTCGCCGCCCCGCTGGCGGGCCTCCCGGGCCACGTCCATGGCGGTGTCGAGTTCGGATTCGAGCCGTTCGAAGTAGCGTTCGTCGTCCGGTCGCATCTACAGGGGCCAGAGGTCCAAGTCGGTGGTCTCGTCGTGTGCCCGCTCCAGTTTCGTGTCGAACTCGCGGACGTACAGTTCGCCCGCGAACGTCGTGGCCGTGTCGAGGTGCCCCGCGACGACGGAGCCGTCCTCACGCGAGAGCGTCATGTGCGTGTGCGCGAACCGTTCTCCGTCCAGCCACGAGATGTTCCCGACGGCGGGGACGACCTCGAACGGTTCGTCGAACTCGACGGCCTCGTACTCCTGTCGGCCCTGGTCGTAGAACAGCAGTGTTGCGTCTCGGACCGCCCCCAGACCGAAGAAAAAGGCGGCGTCGATGTCTTCGGCCGCGGCGAAGTCCTCAATCTGCCCGCGCCAGTCCCGGCCGTGGTCGAGACGGGCGACGTACTCGCGCATCCCCTCGACTTCGCGGTAATCCATATCGACGGGAACGGGATGCCGGGTCAAAAGTGTGACCGTCGGGGCGAGTGCCGACGGCTGCGGGGTGACAGAAGTCCCGCGGCTGCTCGGGCGGGGCGTGACGGGGGGCGTTACCGCCACTCGGAGAGTGCCGTCGCGCTCTCGACGGGTGTCGAGACCCACGCGTCGTCGCGGCACGTGTCGGCGATGATGAACTGGTCGCTGTCGACGGAACTCATGGCTTCACACCCCACAGCCGAGTCGGTTGCGGCAACGTCCGGTGCCATGTGTGTGAGTGTGACACACGAGTATATAAACGTGCCGAATTACTGTGGTTGTTGAATGTGTATCAACTATCATCAGGAAGAAAAGCGGGTGCGAGGCACCGGCAGTCGCGAAACACGACGGGGCACCTCGTAGTCCTTTAGTATGTGGGGGGAGCAACTGAAAGCAGTATGAAAGTCGCAGACGCGATGACGCCACGCTCCGACGTCGTCACCGTGGACGTTCCGGGGACACGGGACGACGTGCTCGAGTACCTGCAGGAGCGGGCGTTCTCGTCGGTGCCGGTCATCAAGCGGACGGACGAGGGCGAGGAGTTCCGGGGTATCGTCTCCCGGGACGCACTCATCGAGCGGCCGGACGAGGACCAACTCGCCTTGCTCGTCGAGGAAGTACCGACCACGGGCGTCGACACCGGGATTACCGACGTGGCGACGTTGATGGTCGAGGAGGGTGCGCGACGCATCCCGGTCGTCGGCGACGGTGACGGCCGCCTCGAAGGTATCGTGACGGTCACCGACGTTATCCGGGCCATCGCCAGCGGCAACGCCGACGGCGACAGCGAAGTCGGCGAGCTGGCGACCCGGGCGGTCAACAGCGTCTACGTCGGGACGCCCCTCAACGTCGCGGAGCGGGAACTCTCCCACGCGGAAGTGCCGTACGGCGTCGTCCTCGACGACGAGGGCGACGTGGACGGCATCATCACCGAAGTGGACATCATCGCGGTCGCACGGGTCGTCGAAGGGGAGGCCGACACCGGCGAGTCCATCGCCGACGACGACGACGACTGGAAGTGGGAGTCGGTCAAGGCCGTCGGGAACAGTTACATGCCCACCCGGAACGTCGAAATTCCGACCGAGCCCGTCGGCGAGTTCATGAGCGGGGACCTCGTGACCGTCTCGAAACACCGGACCGCGCGCGAGGCCGCCCAACTGATGATCGACAACGACATCGAGCAGATTCCGCTCGTGTCGGGCGACGACCTCGTGGGCATCGTCGAGGACATGGACCTGCTGAAGGCACTCGCATGAGCGACGACACCGACCGGCTCACCGAACTGGCGAAGCGACGCGGCATCTTCTTCCAGTCGAGCGAGGCCTACGGCGGCGTCTCGGGCTTTTACGTCTACGGCCCGGCAGGCGCGACGCTCAAGGAGAACCTGCAGGACGCGTGGCGTGACCGGTTCGTCCGGCGCGAGGGTCACATGGAGATAGAGGCCCCCAACGTGATGCCCGAACCCGTCTTCGAGGCGTCGGGCCACCTCGACGGCTTCGACGACATGATAGTCGAGTGCCCCGAATGTGGCACGTCCCACCGTGCGGACCACCTCGTCGAGGACAACACCGATATCGAGGAAGCCGAGTCCATCGCCATCGGTGACATCGAGGACATCATCGCCGAGAACGACCTCGTCTGCCCCGCCTGCGGGACCGAACTCGCGGGCGAATCGGTCGAGGATTTCAACCTCATGTTCGAGACGAACATCGGGCCGGGCAGTTCCTCCCCGGGCTATCTCCGCCCCGAGACGGCTCAGGGCATCTTCGTTGAGTTCCCCCGTCTCAAGGAGTACGCGCGCGCGCAACTCCCCTTCGGCGTCGCGCAGGTCGGCGCGGCCTACCGCAACGAGATTAGTCCCCGGAAGGGACTCGTTCGCCTCAGGGAGTTCGCACAGGCCGAACTCGAACACTTCGTCGACCCCGAACGCGACGACCCGCCGCTGGCCGAGGTCGAGGACGTAGAGGTGACGCTGTACTCCGAGGCCCGGCAGGACGACCCGGACGGCGAGCCGCTGACGATGACCGTCGAGGAGGCAGTCGCCGAGGGCGTCGTCGGGAGCGACTGGGTGGCCTACTATCTGGGCGTCGCACAGGGCTGGTACGAGCGAATCGGCGTCGACATGGACCGCTTCCGCTACCGCCAGCACCGCTCGGGCGAACTCGCCCACTACGCCGCGGACTGCTGGGACGCCGAGGCCGAAGTCGGCGGGGACTGGATAGAGATTACGGGCTTCGCCTACCGCGGCGACTACGACCTCTCGAAACACGGCGAGTACGCCGACGACGACTTCACCATATTCCGGCAGTACGACGACCCCGTGACCGTCGAACGGGCGGTCGTCGACCCGGACATGTCCTACCTCGGGCCGGAGTTCGGCGGGGACGCGGGCGCGGTGGCCGACGCACTCGAAACGCTGGCCGAACGCGACAGGAGTGCCTTCGAGGGCGAGAGCGTCACCGTCGAGGTGGACGGCGAGTCCTACACCGTCCCGGTCGAGCAGACCGGGTTCGCCGTCGAGGAGACCACCGAGTCGGGCGAACACATCACGCCACACGTCGTGGAACCGTCCTTCGGCGTGGACCGGGTGGTGTACACCGTCCTCGCACACAGCTACCGGACCGACAGCGCGGGTGAGGAGGAAGAACGGACCGTCCTCTCGCTCCCGCCGGAACTCGCGCCGACGACGGTGGCGGTGTTCCCGCTGATGGACAAGGACGGGTTGGCCGAGCGCGCCCACGAGGTGGCGGAGCGACTGCGCGCCTCGGGGTTCGAGGTAGCTTACGACGACTCGGGGTCCATCGGCCGCCGCTACCGCCGACAGGACGAGGTGGGGACGCCGTTCTGCGTGACCGTCGACTACGACACGCTGGACGACGACACCGTGACCGTCCGGGACCGGGACTCGACGGCACAGGCTCGCATCGCTGTCGACGACCTCCCCGGTCTCGTCGCGGACCTCCGGTCGGGTGAGGCGACAGTGGCCGACCTCTGATGGCCAACGAGATAGCGCGGCGGCTGGTCCACGCCAGCGGCGCGACGATTCCGGGCCTGTACCTCCTGAACGAGGGGTTTTTCGGCTGGGAGTACCTCGCGTGGGACCCGTACGTCCGCTACGTGCTACTCGCGGGTGTCGCCATCGCCGTCGTGTTGGAGACCGT
This genomic window contains:
- a CDS encoding CBS domain-containing protein, which translates into the protein MKVADAMTPRSDVVTVDVPGTRDDVLEYLQERAFSSVPVIKRTDEGEEFRGIVSRDALIERPDEDQLALLVEEVPTTGVDTGITDVATLMVEEGARRIPVVGDGDGRLEGIVTVTDVIRAIASGNADGDSEVGELATRAVNSVYVGTPLNVAERELSHAEVPYGVVLDDEGDVDGIITEVDIIAVARVVEGEADTGESIADDDDDWKWESVKAVGNSYMPTRNVEIPTEPVGEFMSGDLVTVSKHRTAREAAQLMIDNDIEQIPLVSGDDLVGIVEDMDLLKALA
- a CDS encoding PPC domain-containing DNA-binding protein produces the protein MDYREVEGMREYVARLDHGRDWRGQIEDFAAAEDIDAAFFFGLGAVRDATLLFYDQGRQEYEAVEFDEPFEVVPAVGNISWLDGERFAHTHMTLSREDGSVVAGHLDTATTFAGELYVREFDTKLERAHDETTDLDLWPL
- a CDS encoding DNA polymerase II large subunit — protein: MRPDDERYFERLESELDTAMDVAREARQRGGDPTTDVEIPAARDMADRVENILGIDGVAERVRELDGEMSREEAALELVSDFVEGNVGDYDTDAGKIEGAVRTAVALLTEGVVAAPIEGIDRVEVLQNDDGSEFVNVYYAGPIRSAGGTAQALSVLVADYARALLGLDGYRAREDEIGRYAEEIDLYDKETGLQYTPKEKETEFIAEHMPVMLDGEATGDEEVSGYRDLDRVDTNAARGGMCLVLAEGIALKAPKIQRYTRNLDEVEWPWLQDLIDGTIGKDEGSEAEEANDGDDGDAETEEADDETPDDRPPRLDPSKKFLRDLIAGRPVFSHPSEAGGFRLRYGRSRNHGFATAGVHPATMHLVDDFLATGTQIKTERPGKAAGVVPVDTIEGPTVRLANGDVRRIDDPAEALEVRNGVEKIIDLGEYLVNYGEFVENNHPLAPASYTFEWWVQDAEDSGMDVQALRDSVRTDLTDPTAAAAIEWATEYDVPLHPNYTYCWHDISVTEFDALAGAVAAGRVAETDGAAVAEGDDASTGDLVIPRSPERDDADIAAVLEHLLVEHHQHEDRLTVPDWKPLVRTLGLDESLDRTWTLADLPTSAREYDDGENAIRAVNAVAPFEVRERAPTRVGNRMGRPEKSESRELSPAVHTLFPIGEAGGSQRDVSKAASSGDSVEASDRGQVEVQVGRRECTDCGTRTYHARCPECNGVTDAVYVCRDCDTEVEPDESGRAECPRCETLASPVRTTTVSVREEFQRALDSVGERENAFDIVKGVKGLSSAAKVPEPIEKGILRAKHGVSAFKDGTVRYDMTDLPVTSVRPAELDVTAEQFRELGYHEDIDGDRLRHDDQLVELNVQDIVLSDGAAEHMLKTADFVDDLLESYYRLDPYYDVDDREDLVGELVFGMAPHTSAATVGRVVGFTSAAVGYAHPYFHAAKRRNCFHPETEIRHEGANGELQDTAIAQFVESRFDDPETDDFGVEFEEPDEPIRVQSLDDNGNWVRKSVEKVSRHPAPDHLVEVTTETGRSVTVTPDHSMVRFTDRLRTVAAHELELGDSIPVPEHDTTPSHATDSSPAAVDGGVNVEVVDRIEYVPSDVEYTYCLTVADTNRVVANGMATAQCDGDEDCVMLLMDGLLNFSKKYLPDKRGGSVAEDSRLVAVDPDGNTRFLTFEELWSELDSPLEVDGKYRKRTCYDEGWRTYAFDDDHEASLRPIEKAIRYRADDDTTLLNVETQFGRSLEITEHHSLFRYDDGIEEVAGSDLDEGDLVVAPRELDVETRRTIIDVAACVEDPYVVIDDHVEDLLTTAWETTDRSSPTHQAFKSGLAYRLNKGKIPYERLQRILETAGFEAPRTVEIALAGSTDGITRRVEVDEEFAWLLGLFVAEGSTSSVCPTIHNADEDLIDRAAGIIESKLGHEPGRRWSNRAYELRFPAVFREILYDLGFEDSDSYNSSEKVVPECLLHAPRDVALSFLRGFIAGDGSDSSNGNVTTVGFHTTSEEVKDGIVFLLHRFGLVANISERTNRDGNRQDIYTVTVSGGADDNPLHRVLDGDEPYHPKSLVVGIPDALMTIREMDIDGVKQLIPKYLKRRENISLEKLRNIVAELESRSLPDAAADLLADLRPLVAGDLSYLRVKNIDRVDYDGHLYDLQVGGEPIFTANWLYAHNSMDAPLVMSSRIDPSEIDDEAHNVDIMERYPREFYEATREMADPESVADVMTIAEETLGTDEEYTGFRHTHDTSDIALGPDLSAYKTLDDMMKKMNAQLELSRKLRAVDETDVAERVIEYHFLPDIIGNLRAFSRQETRCLDCGTKYRRVPLTGDCRRCGGDMTLTVHHGSVTKYIDTAITVAEEYGAREYTKQRLEILKKSIERVFEDDTNKQSGIGDFM
- the glyS gene encoding glycine--tRNA ligase, with translation MSDDTDRLTELAKRRGIFFQSSEAYGGVSGFYVYGPAGATLKENLQDAWRDRFVRREGHMEIEAPNVMPEPVFEASGHLDGFDDMIVECPECGTSHRADHLVEDNTDIEEAESIAIGDIEDIIAENDLVCPACGTELAGESVEDFNLMFETNIGPGSSSPGYLRPETAQGIFVEFPRLKEYARAQLPFGVAQVGAAYRNEISPRKGLVRLREFAQAELEHFVDPERDDPPLAEVEDVEVTLYSEARQDDPDGEPLTMTVEEAVAEGVVGSDWVAYYLGVAQGWYERIGVDMDRFRYRQHRSGELAHYAADCWDAEAEVGGDWIEITGFAYRGDYDLSKHGEYADDDFTIFRQYDDPVTVERAVVDPDMSYLGPEFGGDAGAVADALETLAERDRSAFEGESVTVEVDGESYTVPVEQTGFAVEETTESGEHITPHVVEPSFGVDRVVYTVLAHSYRTDSAGEEEERTVLSLPPELAPTTVAVFPLMDKDGLAERAHEVAERLRASGFEVAYDDSGSIGRRYRRQDEVGTPFCVTVDYDTLDDDTVTVRDRDSTAQARIAVDDLPGLVADLRSGEATVADL
- a CDS encoding DUF7556 family protein, with the translated sequence MAPDVAATDSAVGCEAMSSVDSDQFIIADTCRDDAWVSTPVESATALSEWR